The nucleotide sequence TGATGTCATTGTCTCTCTGTAGTTTCTCCAAGGGGAAACGCAGCAACCTGCGTCGCTCCTCAGTCCAGATGACCCTCACCACCCTCTCAGAACTCGTCACGCCACACGTGCCGACCGACAGCTCTGAGAGCCTGATGGAGGAACCTTCTCGCCGCACGCGTCGCAACAAAACCACTGCCCCAGCTGAAACCGAACCGGTCAAGCGTAGCACCCGTAACAAAGGCGCCAAAGCTAAGGAGGTGGAAGAAGTGTCAGAGAGCGTTCCAGATGTGAATGAAGCCATTGAGGTGCAGGATTCTGGCTCCAATCAGGATCAGATCCTGGTGTCTGAAGCAGTGGTGAAGATTCCCTCCTCGGAGCGTCTGAGTGCAGATTTGCTGCTGAATGCTGGTGTGTCTCCGGGCCGATCCGCTAATAAAATCCCCATCGCTGCATTTGGGTTGCAGACGACACCTCAGGGATCATCTCGGACATCAGCTCGGCGCTCGCTGGTGGTACGCCGTTCTCTGGTGGGCCTCAGGCAGAGCATGACCCAGGAAGCTGTTCGCAGGGCATCTCGGCGCTCTTTCCTGAAGAAGAAAGCCAGACTGGGAACCTCGACTTGCAGCAGCTCTGTCAGCGGTGAGACACTTACATTTACAGTCACCGCTACAAAACTAAACTCATATCATTTAGAGTCGCCAACTACAGTTGCAATGGTTCGAGGTCGGTTTGAATGCCTTTAATAGGATTTATCGCTTCATCATTTGTGCTGTTTAAAGTGATTCAGTTTCTTTGTTAGCTTTGTCATTTATATCTCCATTGCTCTTTCCAGAAGATATCTGTATGGATGTTGAGACTGAGGAAATGGAGAACAAAGAAGAACAGTGAGTGCTTTTactttctgtttcagttgttAAATTGTTTCTTCTGGGATTCAAAACCATAACCTTTCAGTTAGCAGTCAAAGTTTCACTGTCCTGTTTTAGGGTTGATGCACCGCAAATTGTCACTGAACCAGCTACTGAAACCAAACCTGAACCAGAAATACTCGAAACTGAGGTGAGAAGAACTTTCTGCTGTGGTTTTTATTtacctttgattaaaaaaaacacaagagcCAGATTTAAGGCCTATTCACAGCAAGGACATTAACCAGAAGGATAAAGTttgatacatttttctaaatttaagAAAATCGCACCAGAGCTGTTACGATGACTTTACGGAGGAACAACATAATAGATCACTTTTCGAATAAGTTTTTGCCGCTGATGAATTACACAAACCTTGACAGCAATCCGATGGACAGGATGAACAttagatcagatctctgtgtatCAGTGGCCGATTTCAGAGTGCTTGTGtatacaaaaatctcactggattattacgaTTAATGGAAAATGAGTTTTGTAAAATGATACTTCCTACTAACACATTAAAGCAAATGTTGAAATAACTGGTGAAAATAGTAATGGCCTTGAACTCTTGCAAAGTGCTCTTAATTCATAGTTCTGTGTGAACAGGCCATAAGCAAACACAGTATGATGTTAGAAACTATTTTATTGCGATTTGTAAATAACTGATGGGTGGGTGCTTTCGTAGGAACTTGATCCCAAGAAGACTGAAGAAATGGAATCTAAGGTAAAAGACACACTTCCAGAAGAGATTGCTGAATCTAGCACCACTGAGAACTGTCGCTTCACACGATCCATGGCCCGCCCTTCAGAAACTGGTACATGTCTAACAGATCTGCTGATATAAAAAATGGAGCGTGTAATTGGGTTGACATATAAGATTTGatattcatttacttattttcCTGTAACAACAGATGGAGCAGAATCCAAAGAAGGTGACCGGTGAGCTCACTGCTAATTTGTTTTCCTCATTATAGTTGGTGGATTTATGCCGAGTGTTTTCTAATAGTCTTTGTGCTTTTCCATCAGGCCTACGCGTTCAGGCTCAAAGCGTCACGCAGCTCAGGAAAGCACCACACCCAAGAAGAAACAATCCCCTCCGAAGAAGTGCCTCACGGTATGTATATCTGACCCACCGTATTGCTGATCATCCACCAAAACTAATCCATTAAGAAGCCACAACCATCTTTTGAGTCTTGTAGAGAGGAAAAGCGTATTTGTGGTTATCTGTGGGGTTTTTTGCATTCTGTAAAAAGGATTTTTAATGATTTCTTGACAATGATTAGCGAGTCTTGGATTGGACCAGACAATCCATTATGTGTCCATTTGTTGTGTCCCTGTAGAGTACTGCTCCACACATGAGATCATTCTTGCAAACGGTGCAGAAGAACCAGATGCTTATGATGACGCCTGGGTCTCTGGGCCGCAGCACCATCATAAAATCCTTCATCAAACAATCTGCCACCAAAACTGACACCAAGGTGAGCAGGGATATTTCTGTATTTCAGAGTAGTCTAATATGTTTGGTTGCATTGACTATAAATATTTGCTAATGTGCTTCTCCAAGTAGAAGTTATTTAGTTGGTAATTGTACTTCCTGTCTCTCCCCCTCAGTTGGGCTCTGGCTCTGTGGTGAGTATAAACAGTGAATCAAGACTGAGGTCATTTCCATTTCAGTCACAACTATTTCTGTTTGACTATTCCCATGTTATGAGTGGCCATTTGGttgtactgttcaaaagtttggggttggtaagatgcttttatacagcaagtttcctttaaattaatcaaaaatgaaagtgaatacaattataaataattcaaaaaaaattttttttaatgaatgctgttcttttgaactttattaatcttaagagtcctgaaaaaatgggaaaatatatataaaaataataaacgtaAAACGTTTATTAGCAAAATGAGTAAGAAAGCTTGGAGGCACGGCATACACCTAGATGTCAAATAAAGTTACACAaagtttcaataaaataaaaatcagcagtCACTGTGGAACCAATTcaataagaaacaaatgttttaaaaaaacttCCAATATCACCTTAGATAGACGGCAAAAGTCAACAGGCTtttaaaaatccaaaatattgtCAAACAGATGCTTTTTCATTTCGTAACTAAATCATCCACCATGGTCTTGTCTGTCTCACCTCACCTTTCTTGTCAGTGTGCTTGACTCAATCTCCTCACTGGATAAATGAAATCTGATCTGTGATGAAACTGTTGTTTAGCTTAATTGTAGTGTCTGTTCTTttactgaaattatttttattactgtaaaaaatcTTGCCTTGCCTAACTGGTGTTGCAGCTTAAATGTCAGCACAGTCTATCGCGGGAAGCCTATCTTATGGTATTGCAGTTTttactttttgatcaaataaatgcagcctttgacTTTGTGTGAATAtaagtggagaaaaaaaatatatatatactgatccCAAGCATTTGAACAAGAGTGAAACTCATACTTAAATTCATTTAATAGGCACTTTGTCACTAAACTGAAATGACACCGTACCATTCAGAATTTGTCAGATTAACCTCGTCATTCAGGTGGTGTGTGTCTTTGTGGTTGGGGAAGTTCACATTCACCCATTTTTGTGTTTGAGACCTAAGCAAGAAATCTGTCTGTTTTTAATCCATGTTTCTCATGTAAAGCAAAAATCCATGTCCTTATGTTGTTTAGCTCTAGCTTCCATCATccttgtttgaatttttttttttttttaacgaataCTCTAAAATTACCACTTTTCCTCCAGGAGCGAGAACGGCAGAAATGGGACGCCTTGAACAAGAAAATAGAACAAGAGAATGAACGAAAGAAAAAGATTGAGGAGGAGAGACGAAAGAAACAGGAAGAAATGAAAAGGTGGGAGAAGGtgctttttctgtgtgtgtttgccgtTGATCGATTTTGTACTTTAgaatgaattataattattaatctaGATTAAGTGTGAATGCAAATCAGGACACACAAGTGAATTCTGTCTGCTTTAGGAAGCGGGACGAACGTTTGAAGCGGGTTGTTGAGGCTCGAGTGAAAGGTGAAAAGGAGAAGGagcaggaaaagaaaaagaagattgAGGAAAAGATGGCACAGCTGGAGAAGAAAACTGATATGGTACTTAATCAACCCTctgagtaaatcactcgcatatacAGCTAAATCATCACTCTTGGAGACCAAATGATGTCTGATATTAGCAAAGGCTGTGTGTGAtttggaggctaagtataagtttttGCATATTTTTCCTGACTTAGCGCTTAAGAGTTTCACTCTCCGTCAAGCAttccttgcttttttttttttttcagttcaactGAATGTTTGCGCAGTGCACCTGTATTAGATGTACTGTAAACTCTAGCGTAAAGGTGCACGACTCGCCATTGCTTTGGTGAGAGCAGAAAGCGAGAGAGTCTTGCATGCATTCAGAAGTGGCATGATACTGGTGAATGGTATTTTTTGCTGTATGTCCGTGTCAAAATAGCAGCGTTCCTTTTggaattcttcagcttttaagaactgccGGGTTCTCTGGTAGTAGGCGGAACTAATGCAACGCCAACGAGTCTAATTAGCTGGTGCTCACCTATTATcatctgttttgatttcagcaaatcaattCTATGGAATGCAGACAACGTGATTAGTATTCATCAAATCTattgtgtctgtttctctctctctctctctctctctctctctctctctcagctgcgTGTTGAGCGGTTGGCTGAGGAGAAAGCCAAGAAGAAGGTGGCCACTAAAAGACAGGAAGAGCTGGATCTCCGCAAGAAACAGGAGGAGGCAGCCAGACAAAAGAAACTTCAGCAAGTTGTAAGTCAACCTCGGCCATTAAAGTGGAGAGTCAATGTTGAAAGAAATTCAAGTGTAGGTGATGGATGACCTCAAATAATGGAAGTGTACTTTACAAAcaaattgtgtatttattgttCTGCAACAACTTTCCTTTTCGATCCAATAGCAAATAATATCAAGCTTAAtatggtagagagagagagatatatatatatatatatatatatttacatttcttatgctcatcaatgctgcatttattttatctacTGTATAGTGTACAGTTATATTCTGAAtctattttctgtttgaatatatttttcgTTTGAAGGACAGCTGATTTTTCAgtgtcattattccagtctttaatgtcacataaTCCGTTAGAAATCATCATAtgatgttgatttgctgctcaagaaacctttattACCGTATTataaaagttgaaaacagttgtgctgtgtcACATTAATTTAagtttctgtgtttttcagtctttgaatagaaagttgaaaagaaaattttttgaaatggaaatgttactatgattatataaatgttttactg is from Carassius auratus strain Wakin chromosome 25, ASM336829v1, whole genome shotgun sequence and encodes:
- the LOC113043497 gene encoding inner centromere protein-like isoform X1, which codes for MSSLPETTRSLMEVFNGKLQSFTNEIDSVHMVWLEEIQQEAYRMFSSDFSTEPELMPKTPSQKKTNRRKRVSMELNESRSKRRFSKGKRSNLRRSSVQMTLTTLSELVTPHVPTDSSESLMEEPSRRTRRNKTTAPAETEPVKRSTRNKGAKAKEVEEVSESVPDVNEAIEVQDSGSNQDQILVSEAVVKIPSSERLSADLLLNAGVSPGRSANKIPIAAFGLQTTPQGSSRTSARRSLVVRRSLVGLRQSMTQEAVRRASRRSFLKKKARLGTSTCSSSVSEDICMDVETEEMENKEEQVDAPQIVTEPATETKPEPEILETEELDPKKTEEMESKVKDTLPEEIAESSTTENCRFTRSMARPSETDGAESKEGDRPTRSGSKRHAAQESTTPKKKQSPPKKCLTSTAPHMRSFLQTVQKNQMLMMTPGSLGRSTIIKSFIKQSATKTDTKLGSGSVERERQKWDALNKKIEQENERKKKIEEERRKKQEEMKRKRDERLKRVVEARVKGEKEKEQEKKKKIEEKMAQLEKKTDMLRVERLAEEKAKKKVATKRQEELDLRKKQEEAARQKKLQQVEEEERRHQEMLAKRKAEEEREKARKLAEATRALELKREQEREKERERERERERERERERERQAAAEKERLEREKAIALQKELERAAREKERMEMEEKRKMEEQRKAEEEREAQQKRVAAAAASAPAPPTVTAQVSATKTQAANMLNTTITKSSALKQTVDIENSVLSTPVGKGAAHNKTVDLGPGLNVTVDIEQSPQSYQITPKGQKVNVLVNPEDYGMDQNSDDSTDDESAPRKPIPSWAEGMQLQQAVMKQYYNPIDLHSYFGEPEPPKLEAIFRRTKPRFFKRTSSAVWHSPPRLGNLGN
- the LOC113043497 gene encoding inner centromere protein-like isoform X4, producing the protein MSSLPETTRSLMEVFNGKLQSFTNEIDSVHMVWLEEIQQEAYRMFSSDFSTEPELMPKTPSQKKTNRRKRVSMELNESRSKRRFSKGKRSNLRRSSVQMTLTTLSELVTPHVPTDSSESLMEEPSRRTRRNKTTAPAETEPVKRSTRNKGAKAKEVEEVSESVPDVNEAIEVQDSGSNQDQILVSEAVVKIPSSERLSADLLLNAGVSPGRSANKIPIAAFGLQTTPQGSSRTSARRSLVVRRSLVGLRQSMTQEAVRRASRRSFLKKKARLGTSTCSSSVSEDICMDVETEEMENKEEQVDAPQIVTEPATETKPEPEILETEELDPKKTEEMESKVKDTLPEEIAESSTTENCRFTRSMARPSETDGAESKEGDRPTRSGSKRHAAQESTTPKKKQSPPKKCLTSTAPHMRSFLQTVQKNQMLMMTPGSLGRSTIIKSFIKQSATKTDTKLGSGSVERERQKWDALNKKIEQENERKKKIEEERRKKQEEMKRKRDERLKRVVEARVKGEKEKEQEKKKKIEEKMAQLEKKTDMLRVERLAEEKAKKKVATKRQEELDLRKKQEEAARQKKLQQVEEEERRHQEMLAKRKAEEEREKARKLAEATRALELKREQEREKERERERERERERERERERQAAAEKERLEREKAIALQKELERAAREKERMEMEEKRKMEEQRKAEEEREAQQKRVAAAAASAPAPPTVTAQNSVLSTPVGKGAAHNKTVDLGPGLNVTVDIEQSPQSYQITPKGQKVNVLVNPEDYGMDQNSDDSTDDESAPRKPIPSWAEGMQLQQAVMKQYYNPIDLHSYFGEPEPPKLEAIFRRTKPRFFKRTSSAVWHSPPRLGNLGN
- the LOC113043497 gene encoding inner centromere protein-like isoform X3, producing MSSLPETTRSLMEVFNGKLQSFTNEIDSVHMVWLEEIQQEAYRMFSSDFSTEPELMPKTPSQKKTNRRKRVSMELNESRSKRRFSKGKRSNLRRSSVQMTLTTLSELVTPHVPTDSSESLMEEPSRRTRRNKTTAPAETEPVKRSTRNKGAKAKEVEEVSESVPDVNEAIEVQDSGSNQDQILVSEAVVKIPSSERLSADLLLNAGVSPGRSANKIPIAAFGLQTTPQGSSRTSARRSLVVRRSLVGLRQSMTQEAVRRASRRSFLKKKARLGTSTCSSSVSEDICMDVETEEMENKEEQVDAPQIVTEPATETKPEPEILETEELDPKKTEEMESKVKDTLPEEIAESSTTENCRFTRSMARPSETDGAESKEGDRPTRSGSKRHAAQESTTPKKKQSPPKKCLTSTAPHMRSFLQTVQKNQMLMMTPGSLGRSTIIKSFIKQSATKTDTKERERQKWDALNKKIEQENERKKKIEEERRKKQEEMKRKRDERLKRVVEARVKGEKEKEQEKKKKIEEKMAQLEKKTDMLRVERLAEEKAKKKVATKRQEELDLRKKQEEAARQKKLQQVEEEERRHQEMLAKRKAEEEREKARKLAEATRALELKREQEREKERERERERERERERERERQAAAEKERLEREKAIALQKELERAAREKERMEMEEKRKMEEQRKAEEEREAQQKRVAAAAASAPAPPTVTAQVSATKTQAANMLNTTITKSSALKQTVDIENSVLSTPVGKGAAHNKTVDLGPGLNVTVDIEQSPQSYQITPKGQKVNVLVNPEDYGMDQNSDDSTDDESAPRKPIPSWAEGMQLQQAVMKQYYNPIDLHSYFGEPEPPKLEAIFRRTKPRFFKRTSSAVWHSPPRLGNLGN
- the LOC113043497 gene encoding inner centromere protein-like isoform X2, giving the protein MSSLPETTRSLMEVFNGKLQSFTNEIDSVHMVWLEEIQQEAYRMFSSDFSTEPELMPKTPSQKKTNRRKRVSMELNESRSKRRFSKGKRSNLRRSSVQMTLTTLSELVTPHVPTDSSESLMEEPSRRTRRNKTTAPAETEPVKRSTRNKGAKAKEVEEVSESVPDVNEAIEVQDSGSNQDQILVSEAVVKIPSSERLSADLLLNAGVSPGRSANKIPIAAFGLQTTPQGSSRTSARRSLVVRRSLVGLRQSMTQEAVRRASRRSFLKKKARLGTSTCSSSVSDICMDVETEEMENKEEQVDAPQIVTEPATETKPEPEILETEELDPKKTEEMESKVKDTLPEEIAESSTTENCRFTRSMARPSETDGAESKEGDRPTRSGSKRHAAQESTTPKKKQSPPKKCLTSTAPHMRSFLQTVQKNQMLMMTPGSLGRSTIIKSFIKQSATKTDTKLGSGSVERERQKWDALNKKIEQENERKKKIEEERRKKQEEMKRKRDERLKRVVEARVKGEKEKEQEKKKKIEEKMAQLEKKTDMLRVERLAEEKAKKKVATKRQEELDLRKKQEEAARQKKLQQVEEEERRHQEMLAKRKAEEEREKARKLAEATRALELKREQEREKERERERERERERERERERQAAAEKERLEREKAIALQKELERAAREKERMEMEEKRKMEEQRKAEEEREAQQKRVAAAAASAPAPPTVTAQVSATKTQAANMLNTTITKSSALKQTVDIENSVLSTPVGKGAAHNKTVDLGPGLNVTVDIEQSPQSYQITPKGQKVNVLVNPEDYGMDQNSDDSTDDESAPRKPIPSWAEGMQLQQAVMKQYYNPIDLHSYFGEPEPPKLEAIFRRTKPRFFKRTSSAVWHSPPRLGNLGN